The Alloyangia pacifica DNA segment AGCAGCTCGAAGACCTCGCGACCCCGGTAACGGCGCGGCGCGCGGACATGGCGGCCCACCGCCAGTGTCACCGGGCGCCCCGAGGCTTGAATCTCGGCGGCCAGTTGCACCCCGGTGGCCGAGGCACCGACGACCAGCACGCCGCCCTCGGGCAGAGCCTCGGCGCCTTTGTAGCGCGTCGGCACGACCTGGGTGATCTCCTTCGGCAGGGCCTCGGCCCAGACCGGGACCGCCGGCAGGTCGCAGGCGCCGGTTGCGATGACCACCGCCCGGGAGAACCACTGCCGCCCGCCCGCGACAATCCGGAAGCGGCCGTTCTCGCGCGTCACCGACTGCACCTCGCAGCCCGTGACCACCGGGGCCGAGATCGCCGCGCGGTAGCTCTCGAGGCGGGCGGCAAACGCGGCGGCGGACATGAAGTCCTCGGGGGCATCCTCGGACCAGGGACCCGGCAGGCGGTTCATCCAGTTGGGTGTCAGCAGGTGCAGCCCCGGCCAACGCTCGGAATGCCAGCGTTCGCCAACCCGTCCGCGCTCGAGCAAGATGTGGTCGATGCCGCGGCGCGACAGGGACCAGCTGAGGGCGAGACCGGCCTGGCCGGCGCCGAGGATCAGGACGTTGGTGGCAGTGCTCATCGGGTTTCTCCGTTGCGGTTTTCCGAAGACTGCCCGCCCCGCGTTTCGCCCATGCCTCGCGATAGGGGGTTTGATGTTTCGACTGTTTCAGCCCGCCGCTCCCCCGCCGCAAAGCAAACGGCCCGCAGCGCAGGGCGGCGGGCCGTCAGGGAGGACCAAGGGAGGCGTGGAAAGGGGGCTCTGCAGGGCTCAGGCAGCCATCGGCATCGAACTCTCCTTCGATGGGATCGTCGGCGCGTGGACGAGCAGGCAGCTGCGGTCCCACCAAGTGCGGAAGTCGTCGATGGTGTCGCGCAGGGCGACGTGGTCGAAGCCGGAGCCGTAACCGGGCTTGACGGCGGGGGCGTTGAATCGGGGCATGGGTCTCTCCTCTGGAGGCAGGGTTGAAAGCGCTGGCCCGCGCCCCGGATGGCGCGGGCGGTCTGTCACGGAGGCGTCGCGGGGGCTCAGGGGGCCATCTCGACCGAGACCGGCACACCGTTGCTCAGCACGTCAAAGACCGCGGAGCGGGCGACCGACTGCTCGACGATCTCGCGCAGTGTCTCCTGCGGAGCATCGCCGCGGATGGAGACCGCCATGCGCACGCCGGTGAAGCCGTTGCGGGCGGACTTGTCGAGGCCGAGGATGCCGTTGAGGTTGATGTCGCCCTCGATCTTCGTCTCGACCGCGTGCAGCTTCACCTGGCGGATCGAGGCGATATTGCCGATGCCCGCGGTGATGCAGGAAGCCAGCGCGGCAAGCAGCAGTTCGACCGGGGTCACGCCGTTGTCGGCCCCGCAGAGCACCTGCGGGTGATCGCATTCGACGGCGTAGTCGCGGCGATGCTGCATATCCTGCATGGCGCCGTGGAAGCCGGTGAAGGCGGTGCGGCTGTGGGTCGCCGAGAGCCACTCTCCGGCGGCGCGGAACGTGAACAGTGCAATCTCGGGGGTCTCGCCGACCACGCCGAGCGTGGCGAGGAAGGTGGGGACGTCGACGCCGTTCATGGCGGTCTTCGCGGGCTTCTCGAGGGTCTGGGTGGTCATGTCTGAACTCCTGTCCATTTGGGGTCTGGTGAACTCGTTGGGCGCTGAGCCCTTCCGATGGACAGAAGTTCTGACGGCCGCGCGTTTCAGGCCGATTGCGCGGGCTGTTTCATTCGTTTCACGCCGGGACCATCACGCCGATCGGGTCGCGGCGGCCTGCGCCGACTGGTCGCAGGGCATCTTACCCGAAGCGGGCTCGCCCCGGGCCTCGCGATGACCGCCCGCCGGGGGTGACGATCGACCGGATGCCCGAAGACACGCTGCGGATGCGTGAGGTCTTTGTCTGCGCCCTCCTGCCGCCCGGCCCTTCCCGCGCTGGACCCGCCGCGCTAGACCTGCCGCGACACGATCTGAACAGGGAAGGATGACCCCGATGAAAGGCTATTGGCTGGTGCTCGGCACCGACGTGACCGACGCCGACGCGCAGGCGGACTACGGGCGCCTCTGGGCGCCCATCGCGGCAAGATACGGCGCCAGGGTGCGCCGCGGCGACGACGCGCCCGCGCTGGTCGAGGCGGGGGACAAATCGCGAATCCTGCTGGTGGAGTTCGAGAGCCTCGCCCTGGCCAAGGCCTGCTACGACGACCCCGAGTACCAGGCCGCACGCGCCTTCGCCCTGAGGGCGGCGACGCGCGAGCTGGTGATCTTCGCGGGTGATCTGGGCTGACAGGGCCTTCTGAACGCAGTCCGCACGCGGGGCCCGACTACGGGGTCCGCGTGCGTTCCTATGAGCCCCGCGCCATCGGGCCGGACGCACCTAGAGCGACGCATTCAGTCGTATGCGAGGATAAATCTCCCCGAAAGAATGAGCGCCAGATGACCGCGAGCCCGTGCCCCCGCCACCATGGCCACACGCCGTTCCGGCAGGAAGGCTCGGAGCGCATCAACGGCGCTCTGAAGCATGGGAAGGTCGAGGTCGCCAGAGACGACCTCGACAAGCTCTTCGCTGTGACCTTCCGAGGCTCAGAGTTTCCAGATACGCGCCGCGTTCCCGGCATAGAGCGCGGCGCGCTCCTCGGCGCTGCAGCCGGCAAAGATCGCGCGGGTGGCGGCCACCCAGGTGGAGAGCCCGCCGCCCAGCGTGTTCACCGGCCAGTCGCCGCCCCAGCAGAGGCGCTCGGGGCCGAAGGTCTCGGCGGTGTAGCTGACCCAGCGGGCCAGTTCGTCCAGCGTCCAGCCCGCGCCGCCATAGGCGACGACACCCGAGATCTTGGCCGACACGTTGGGTCGTTTGGCGATCTCGGCGAGATCGCGCGCCCAGGTGTCCCATTGCCCGCCCGCGATATCCGGCACGCCGCAATGGTCGAGCACGAAACGGGTGTTGGGC contains these protein-coding regions:
- a CDS encoding DUF1330 domain-containing protein — its product is MKGYWLVLGTDVTDADAQADYGRLWAPIAARYGARVRRGDDAPALVEAGDKSRILLVEFESLALAKACYDDPEYQAARAFALRAATRELVIFAGDLG
- a CDS encoding flavin-containing monooxygenase; its protein translation is MSTATNVLILGAGQAGLALSWSLSRRGIDHILLERGRVGERWHSERWPGLHLLTPNWMNRLPGPWSEDAPEDFMSAAAFAARLESYRAAISAPVVTGCEVQSVTRENGRFRIVAGGRQWFSRAVVIATGACDLPAVPVWAEALPKEITQVVPTRYKGAEALPEGGVLVVGASATGVQLAAEIQASGRPVTLAVGRHVRAPRRYRGREVFELLSQSGFLGASRPENADPAHLMALPSLQLTGSGGGGALGLDHLRAMGVRLVGRALRAEGSVLQLDPELGAELDAGERRRRKLLTQLETHLVATGSLLPADPEAWRAPDLPRAGPQSLDLSAQGIRTVVWATGFRRSYPWLHLPVLNAAGELDTNRGITAVPGLYALGLPFLRHRASAFIHGVGRDAEDLAPIIAAGLRRGNQLAA
- a CDS encoding OsmC family protein, which encodes MTTQTLEKPAKTAMNGVDVPTFLATLGVVGETPEIALFTFRAAGEWLSATHSRTAFTGFHGAMQDMQHRRDYAVECDHPQVLCGADNGVTPVELLLAALASCITAGIGNIASIRQVKLHAVETKIEGDINLNGILGLDKSARNGFTGVRMAVSIRGDAPQETLREIVEQSVARSAVFDVLSNGVPVSVEMAP